From one Mytilus galloprovincialis chromosome 13, xbMytGall1.hap1.1, whole genome shotgun sequence genomic stretch:
- the LOC143056196 gene encoding uncharacterized protein LOC143056196 yields the protein MTSKERENFLRNAILVVDHSKAALVSLVELDVQHKGQTFEQFVNTNQHEIYHLYNSSRCCQCPPGHYPPRSPRILHQSQMELLFDRSSLKLPCHNTGRRSDDFCCSMAKSGLCTDVLDLTLARCVLVNFCNDIFWFSCLQFQSITFEDFVNKNKHELYHLWQYNVPCCQCPSGYTFPTNYSVLDQNDWTQMFNAVLLPCTNHRKRPNSGSMHSICSVAAAPGIILMNLDPSVNRIILKHCCTLRMAVETLVQIRNQDYGHAKDGIMSDNDFNASVVKIERCILDIAKVCNKETQFKQKLREAKDGALDQTLFTHYQNNLIETLTRQADIHQSVTDLSPTINKIGNKLAAKTGKFPKLMDECIKKGYDYQEQLMQRFNQALIKVKNQTHMAIDCHMEEETFVETNAVRKCVDWMDRKDVFIIIGGEGSGKSRIGLEILRQFGLTDEDFDLLKVIDFLQVMDIITDERKTVMLLDGVLPTKGCLHKKLINYDILDLLHARLCKGDAKLIFTLDSSNSNSSKRLLASHRLFENCCKINLSSDRFSMSEDEKANLLFNFCKKYNVGITWDTQGYEGDSKYFYLDGRTVYDIAKTDPFIGYPKACFMFTSDKRFLQLGINFFKHPDQSLIDEINSLRDCTDINLEMNISYALLVYTLLNTSSFDVNRIDISKLETIIESCGNCQRRRLFDSKVKKIAEQIDGRFLKQDTQTRVYHFKHPMINEAIAISYFEVNPSAVISVLNFDFIIDLIRLERDDLEKQKINLIVAKDMFGYLTKRLFILFEKYYKMRSAEFMKTLCGSSIILQNNPDFLDLLIKEFDNFTSQDTIGIQIEDRHEHVSFYFKRALLWFLIQKHNVDKPIATVLHFIENDMNDEQITEKVKASKTIVVACFYYSCDTNNSDMKLELCYGLINEYDIECNYDYSIQVALKKGNDTAVSFLLNQVSKEIDIVKLVLEVENVEDIRRLCDLISTNLSIECIDTDNKTDILKILIRSVQPNFFNVRASINTACSKLCKNLVAGILSDGQNFTFDTGNVVNTACENGWEDTLKILLNKKLCNQSEKKQIFTVSCKDGMETFLKWIFLTVNTDELDIQQFILNDFRCENFETIQNLILKLQDLKEMETMIKNLVTQFNLPIVRFIQWVLRDTEKKLVTCNKNELQSLYIVQWIYERFPDLQTDVRNIVYETINESCDNSDVILQWLNENTKGIVHPITTLMDFSCKNYLQKIVKWILQTFDQNTFNIRDLIIESFKVGHTKMAEIIIREIDLVKVDVTSIITTMLSSCQNNRSKDLFIFLIQNIDKTCCRWMEIITLIVDLKLYSFIELMLPHVDTTKIDMMKIVRNKMNVLSENELMLLIQSIKKELIDIKYIAWAAYKIGYHEIVSWSIIIDNQNAINKSELFYKAVFNGNTNVMHYLLKNTDHTLLDIEGAVDIACRRGKFDIVEMLLLNVNDKEFDVKEAIGKVFGGITFDTVKTLSDSDNLLEIKTDGASECERFKIVKLMLETFDHKLFDMTIIMNTANEQRWFDLMKWVIKEVDDSLLDLNEILGMACQSERSDIVTLLAGKIINSNADIVSVLRTIFVQGSFDVIKPFIANIDLSLINLGAAMNEACRDGKSELVRRLIESDNDKIDLNRLIKIACDRNWLDIIKSIGKSKGIDLHTTMKEACRFRRTNIVRWLIQNNDNTRFAFSTVITNACRDMHIDIVETLIQNVNLNLLGIDNEFYHALLNNFEQVKWMIENIDNTLFDINTAMGNACFESKLDTVKWLIENVDNKLFDMKEALNIACACGNLDTVKWLIENIDNELFDMKEALNKACNCGNLDTVKWLIENIDNELFDMKEALNIACECGNLDTVKWLIENIDNELFDMKEALNKACECGNLDMVKWLIENIDNELFDMKEALNEACECGNLDTVKWLIENIDNELFDMKEALNTACECGNLDTVKWLIQNIDNELFDMKEALNIACDCGNLDTVKWLIENIDNELFDMKEALNDALNQNAYEIIECLIKNVDNTLFDMTLVMKSAYRCEDLDLMTLVIESIVKSDHTGFNLQSALYMIFDCCNNEELMYDNGIIEESIWQRNCSRMALDEC from the exons ATGACTTCAAAGGAACGAGAGAATTTTCTACGGAATGCCATTTTAGTTGTTGATCATTCCAAAGCTGCTCTAGTGTCTTTAGTAGAACTGGATGTGCAACATAAAGGTCAGACGTTCGAACAGTTTGTTAACACAAATCAACATGAAATCTATCATTTATATAACAGTTCAAGGTGTTGTCAATGTCCACCCGGACATTATCCGCCCCGTTCACCTCGTATTCTGCATCAATCACAAATGGAATTATTATTCGACCGATCATCATTAAAGTTGCCATGTCATAATACAGGCAGGCGGTCAGATGACTTCTGTTGCAGCATGGCTAAGTCAGGTCTTTGCACTGATGTTCTCGACCTAACCTTAGCCCGATGTGTGTTAGTCAATTTCTGCAACGATATATTCTGGTTTAGCTGTCTTCAGTTCCAATCCATAACTTTCGAAgactttgtaaacaaaaataagcaCGAACTGTATCATCTATGGCAATACAATGTACCTTGTTGTCAATGCCCATCGGGTTATACATTTCCAACTAACTATTCCGTGTTAGATCAAAATGACTGGACGCAGATGTTTAATGCCGTTTTGCTGCCTTGCACTAATCATAGAAAGAGACCCAATTCAGGGAGTATGCACAGTATCTGCTCCGTTGCAGCAGCACCTGGAATAATATTAATGAATCTTGACCCATCCGTAAACAGAATCATATTAAAACACTGCTGTACTCTACGGATGGCTGTTgaaactttggttcagatcagaAACCAGGACTACGGTCATGCTAAAGATGGTATAATGTCAGATAACGACTTTAACGCATCAGTTGTTAAGATAGAACGTTGTATCTTAGACATTGCTAAAGTGTGTAACAAGGAAACTCAATTCAAACAGAAATTACGGGAGGCAAAAGATGGTGCACTCGATCAAACCCTTTTTACACACtatcaaaataatttgattgaaacGCTTACCAGACAAGCAGACATTCACCAG AGTGTTACAGACCTATCACCGACTATAAACAAGATAGGTAATAAACTTGCTGCAAAGACCGGGAAATTCCCAAAACTTATGGATGAATGTATAAAGAAAGGCTATGATTATCAAGAACAGCTGATGCAAAGGTTCAATCAAGCGTTAATTAAAGTCAAAA ATCAAACACACATGGCGATTGATTGTCATATGGAGGAAGAAACATTTGTTGAAACCAATGCTGTAAGAAAGTGTGTTGACTGGATGGACAGGAAGGATGTCTTCATCATCATTGGTGGAGAGGGATCAGGAAAGTCTAGAATTGGATTGGAAATACTTAGACAGTTTGGTCTAACAGATGAAGATTTTGACTTATTAAAAGTAATAGATTTCCTGCAGGTAATGGATATCATTACAGATGAGAGAAAAACTGTTATGTTGTTAGATGGTGTACTTCCTACCAAAGGATGCTTGCATAAAAAATTGATTAACTATGATATTTTAGATTTATTACATGCACGGTTGTGTAAAGGGGACGCGAAATTAATTTTTACTCTAGATTCCTCAAACAGTAATTCTTCCAAAAGATTACTTGCTTCTCATAGGTTGTTCGAAAATTGTTGTAAAATTAATCTTAGTTCTGACAGATTTAGCATGAGCGAAGATGAAAAAGCAAACTTGTTGTTCAATTTTTGTAAGAAATATAATGTTGGGATAACTTGGGATACACAAGGATATGAAGGGGAtagcaaatatttttatttagacgGGAGAACAGTTTATGACATCGCCAAAACAGACCCCTTTATAGGATATCCAAAAGCATGCTTTATGTTTACCTCTGACAAACGTTTTTTACAGCTCGGTATTAACTTTTTTAAACATCCAGATCAATCCCTTATAGATGAAATAAACTCACTAAGAGATTGTACCGATATTAACCTTGAAATGAATATTTCTTATGCCCTTTTGGTTTACACGTTACTAAATACTAGTTCCTTTGATGTAAACAGAATAGACATTTCAAAACTAGAAACAATAATAGAATCGTGTGGGAACTGTCAACGAAGACGTTTATTCGAtagtaaagttaaaaaaattgCAGAGCAAATAGATGGTCGATTTTTGAAACAAGACACTCAAACAAGGGTTTATCATTTCAAACATCCAATGATAAATGAAGCAATAGCAATATCATATTTTGAAGTCAATCCGTCTGCTGTTATTTCAGTgttgaattttgattttattatcgACTTAATAAGATTAGAGAGAGATGATTTGGAAAAACAGAAGATAAATTTGATCGTTGCAAAAGATATGTTTGGATATTTGACGAAGCGACTTTTCATATTATTTGAGAAATATTATAAAATGAGATCCGCTGAGTTTATGAAGACACTTTGCGGTTCGTCAATCATACTGCAGAATAACCCTGATTTCTTAGATCTATTAATCAAAGAGTTTGACAACTTTACATCACAAGATACAATAGGCATACAAATTGAAGATAGACATGAGCATGTgtcattttactttaaaagaGCCCTGCTATGGTTCCTTATACAGAAACATAATGTAGATAAACCAATTGCAACAGTCCTTCATTTCATTGAAAATGACATGAACGACGAGCAAATTACGGAAAAAGTTAAAGCGAGTAAAACAATAGTAGTGGCATGTTTCTATTACTCATGTGATACAAACAACTCAGATATGAAGTTAGAACTTTGTTATGGATTAATAAATGAGTATGACATAGAGTGCAACTACGATTATAGCATACAAGTTGCATTGAAAAAAGGTAATGATACAGCCGTTAGTTTCCTTTTAAACCAAGTATCGAAAGAAATTGATATTGTGAAATTGGTTCTTGAAGTAGAAAATGTAGAAGATATAAGAAGATTGTGCGACTTAATATCAACAAATCTTTCTATAGAATGTATTGACACAGATAACAAAACTGATATTTTGAAGATTTTAATAAGGTCGGTACAGCCGAATTTCTTCAACGTAAGAGCATCCATTAATACAGCATGCAGCAAACTTTGTAAGAATCTTGTAGCAGGAATTCTGAGTGATGGCCAGAATTTTACATTTGATACGGGTAATGTTGTTAATACAGCCTGTGAGAATGGTTGGGAGGATACATTGAAGATTTTGTTGAACAAAAAGTTATGCAATCAGAGTGAAAAAAAGCAAATTTTCACTGTTTCTTGTAAAGACGGTATGGAAACGTTTCTGAAGTGGATTTTTTTAACAGTCAACACAGATGAGCTAGACATTCAACAATTTATCCTTAATGATTTCAGATGCGAAAATTTTGAGactatacaaaatttaattttgaagttACAAGACCTTAAGGAAATGGAAACAATGATAAAGAATTTAGTAACACAATTTAATTTGCCAATCGTACGTTTCATTCAATGGGTTTTAAGAGatactgaaaaaaaattagttacttgtaacaaaaatgaattgcaAAGTTTATACATAGTTCAGTGGATATATGAGAGATTCCCAGACTTACAAACCGATGTAAGGAACATTGTATATGAAACAATCAACGAATCATGTGATAATTCTGATGTGATATTACAATGGTTAAATGAGAATACCAAAGGAATCGTTCATCCTATAACAACTTTAATGGACTTTTCGTGTAAAAATTATCTTCAGAAAATAGTCAAATGGATTCTGCAAACATTTGaccaaaatacatttaatatacgtGACCTGATAATTGAGTCTTTTAAAGTAGGACATACCAAAATGGCTGAGATAATCATCAGGGAAATTGATTTAGTCAAAGTTGACGTCACTTCAATCATTACTACAATGCTTTCATCTTGTCAAAACAATAGATCAAAAGATCTGTTCATTTTCCTGATTCAAAACATTGACAAGACATGTTGCAGATGGATGGAGATCATCACATTAATCGTAGATTTAAAGTTGTACAGTTTCATTGAACTTATGTTGCCACATGTGGATACTACTAAGATTGACATGATGAAAATAGTCCGGAACAAAATGAATGTCCTCTCGGAAAACGAATTAATGTTGTTGATACAAAGCATTAAAAAGGAATTAATTGATATCAAGTACATAGCATGGGCTGCTTACAAAATAGGATATCATGAAATTGTATCATGGTCAATAATAATTGATAACCAAAATGCTATTAATAAATCAGAACTATTTTATAAAGCTGTTTTTAATGGTAATACCAATGTAATGCATTATCTACTAAAAAATACTGACCACACTTTGTTAGATATAGAAGGAGCTGTGGATATTGCTTGTAGACGAGGAAAGTTTGATATTGTTGAGATGTTGTTGTTGAATGTCAATGATAAAGAGTTTGATGTGAAAGAAGCAATCGGAAAAGTGTTTGGTGGCATCACATTTGATACGGTTAAGACATTGTCAGACAGTGATAATCTTTTAGAAATTAAAACAGACGGAGCTTCCGAATGTGAACGTTTTAAGATCGTGAAGTTGATGTTAGAAACGTTTGATCATAAATTGTTTGATATGACCATAATCATGAATACTGCAAATGAACAAAGATGGTTTGACTTAATGAAATGGGTGATAAAGGAGGTTGATGATTCACTGCTTGATTTAAATGAGATATTAGGTATGGCTTGTCAATCGGAACGCTCAGATATTGTCACACTATTAGCAGggaaaattataaattcaaatgCAGATATAGTATCTGTTTTGAGGACGATATTCGTCCAAGGTTCCTTCGACGTTATTAAGCCTTTTATAGCTAATATTGATTTATCATTAATTAATCTTGGAGCAGCAATGAATGAAGCATGCCGTGACGGTAAAAGTGAACTAGTAAGGCGGTTAATAGAAAGTGATAATGATAAAATAGACTTAAATCGTCTCATAAAGATAGCTTGTGATAGAAATTGGCTAGACATAATCAAATCTATCGGAAAATCTAAAGGAATTGATTTACACACAACAATGAAAGAAGCCTGTCGTTTTCGAAGAACTAATATTGTTAGGTGGTTGATACaaaataatgataacacaagGTTTGCTTTTTCAACTGTAATTACAAATGCTTGCAGAGACATGCACATTGATATAGTTGAGACATTGATACAAAATGTAAATCTTAATTTGCTTGGAATAGATAATGAATTTTACCATGCATTATTAAATAACTTTGAGCAAGTTAAATGGATGATAGAAAATATTGACAATacattatttgatataaatacgGCAATGGGTAATGCTTGTTTTGAAAGCAAACTAGACACAGTGAAATGGTTGATAGAGAATGTTGacaataaattatttgatatgaaGGAAGCATTGAATATAGCTTGTGCGTGTGGAAATCTTGACACGGTGAAATGGTTGATAGAGAATATTGACAATGAATTATTTGATATGAAGGAAGCATTGAATAAAGCTTGTAATTGTGGAAATCTTGACACGGTGAAATGGTTGATAGAGAATATTGACAATGAATTATTTGATATGAAGGAAGCATTGAATATAGCTTGTGAGTGTGGAAATCTTGACACGGTGAAATGGTTGATAGAGAATATTGACAATGAATTATTTGATATGAAGGAAGCATTGAATAAAGCTTGTGAGTGTGGAAATCTTGACATGGTGAAATGGTTGATAGAGAATATTGACAATGAATTATTTGATATGAAGGAAGCATTGAATGAAGCTTGTGAGTGTGGAAATCTTGACACGGTGAAATGGTTGATAGAGAATATTGACAATGAATTATTTGATATGAAGGAAGCATTGAATACAGCTTGTGAGTGTGGAAATCTTGACACGGTGAAATGGTTGATACAGAATATTGACAATGAATTATTTGATATGAAGGAAGCATTGAATATAGCTTGTGATTGTGGAAATCTTGACACGGTGAAATGGTTGATAGAGAATATTGACAATGAATTATTTGATATGAAGGAAGCATTGAATGATGCTTTGAATCAAAACGCATATGAAATTATAGAATGTTTGATAAAGAATGTTGACAATACATTATTTGATATGACGCTAGTTATGAAATCTGCATATAGGTGTGAAGACCTTGACTTAATGACATTGGTAATAGAAAGTATTGTCAAATCTGATCATACTGGTTTCAATTTACAGTCTGCactatacatgatatttgattgTTGTAATAACGAGGAATTAATGTACGACAATGGTATTATTGAGGAATCA ATATGGCAGAGAAACTGTTCTAGAATGGCTTTGGACGAATGTTGA